In Fibrobacter succinogenes, a single window of DNA contains:
- a CDS encoding superoxide dismutase, with product MIQPVNGKFDMPSLPYGAADLAPVLSQETILVHYGKHLQTYVNNLNAALPGSAFEGMSLEEIVKAADGGVFNNAGQMLNHAMYFLQFAPPKTGNVPTGKIDDLLTRDFGSFEKFQEEFQTKGAGLFGSGWVWLSIDILGKLVITQECNAQNPITKGLTPLLTFDVWEHAYYIDYRNRRPDYLKSLWSIVNWDVVNARLG from the coding sequence ATGATTCAACCCGTAAATGGTAAATTTGATATGCCGTCTCTTCCGTATGGTGCTGCGGATTTAGCTCCTGTACTTAGCCAAGAAACAATTTTGGTCCATTACGGCAAGCACTTGCAAACTTACGTGAACAACTTGAATGCTGCGCTTCCGGGGAGTGCGTTCGAGGGCATGTCTTTAGAAGAAATTGTAAAGGCTGCTGATGGGGGCGTTTTTAATAATGCTGGCCAGATGCTGAACCACGCCATGTACTTTTTGCAGTTTGCGCCTCCCAAGACCGGGAATGTTCCGACGGGTAAAATTGATGATTTGCTTACTCGTGATTTTGGGTCGTTCGAAAAATTCCAGGAAGAATTCCAGACGAAAGGCGCTGGGCTTTTCGGTTCTGGTTGGGTTTGGCTTTCTATCGATATTTTGGGAAAGCTCGTGATTACGCAAGAATGCAATGCGCAGAACCCGATTACCAAGGGGCTTACGCCGCTTTTAACGTTTGACGTGTGGGAGCACGCTTACTATATAGATTACCGTAACCGCCGTCCGGATTATTTGAAATCTCTGTGGAGCATTGTAAACTGGGATGTCGTGAACGCGCGCCTTGGATAA